A window of the Fuscovulum sp. genome harbors these coding sequences:
- a CDS encoding DUF1523 family protein: MRYLKWSFFGILTLFVLSFLHYTLPQHDIVRIVGTENRRMDLGENSWFWAAPDVGTGSGASRDVFFINAVFPNGKTMEYRNEDTGWGWPPYFKMNSSSMNTEAKELQSTTAAPKWVAVTHYGWRNQLFTIFPNVIALRQVEGPDTRIIPWVNIVIFTLLAGIIFMARRMWLQFRERMIEPAVIEAQETLDHIDARADRAKAGISGWFARTFRRK, translated from the coding sequence ATGCGCTATTTGAAATGGTCTTTCTTCGGCATCCTGACGCTCTTTGTGCTGTCATTCCTGCACTATACGCTTCCGCAGCATGACATCGTCCGTATCGTGGGGACCGAGAACCGCCGCATGGATCTGGGCGAAAACAGCTGGTTCTGGGCCGCCCCGGATGTGGGCACCGGATCGGGCGCAAGCCGCGACGTGTTTTTCATCAACGCTGTCTTTCCCAACGGCAAGACGATGGAATACCGCAACGAAGATACCGGCTGGGGCTGGCCGCCTTATTTCAAGATGAACTCGTCGTCGATGAACACCGAGGCGAAAGAGCTGCAATCCACCACCGCCGCGCCGAAATGGGTGGCGGTGACGCATTATGGCTGGCGCAACCAGCTGTTCACTATCTTTCCCAACGTCATCGCGCTGCGGCAGGTTGAAGGGCCGGACACGCGGATCATCCCTTGGGTCAACATCGTGATCTTCACGCTGCTGGCCGGGATCATCTTCATGGCGCGCCGGATGTGGCTGCAATTCCGCGAGCGGATGATCGAACCCGCGGTGATCGAGGCGCAGGAAACGCTTGATCACATTGATGCGCGGGCCGATCGTGCCAAGGCGGGGATCAGCGGCTGGTTCGCGCGCACCTTCCGGCGGAAATAG
- a CDS encoding GMC family oxidoreductase N-terminal domain-containing protein — protein MDYDYIIVGGGSAGSVLAARLSEDPAVSVCLIEAGGKGKSFLINTPAMVAAMVSGRPKLHNWAFHTTPQPHLNGRVCYQPRGKALGGSSAINAMLYVRGHPSDYDDWSNLGAEGWDWQSVLPYFLKSEGNSRGTSALHGASGPLQVTDQHSPHAITNAFVQAMAQQQIPENTDFNGPEQAGAGLFQVTQFHTGARKGRRCSAAAAFLHPVMDRPNLTVLTGALAERIVIADRRAKGLILRHKNHRQTLTARREVILSAGAFGSPQLLMLSGIGPEDDLRQHGIAVQHALPGVGQNLQDHLDHTLIWRSLRPDVVGFNPAGLMRLIRGFGPFQRQGTGVLTTPGAEGCAFFHSRPGLQRPDLQAHFVIAIVDDHMRRIHLADGFSAHVCVLRPHSRGQVGLRDANSASPPRIDPNFLSDPRDLETLMAGVRVMEQAMAAPPLAPWRGKRLYPHDGSDTAIRADIRARSDTIYHPVGTCRMGQDDMAVVDPNLRVHGIAGLRVVDASIMPTLIGGNTNAPTIMIAEKAADLIRTSHAR, from the coding sequence ATGGATTACGATTACATCATCGTGGGTGGCGGTTCGGCGGGGTCCGTCCTCGCCGCGCGCTTGTCCGAAGATCCCGCCGTTTCCGTCTGCCTGATCGAGGCCGGGGGAAAGGGAAAATCCTTCCTTATCAATACCCCAGCCATGGTTGCGGCCATGGTGTCGGGGCGGCCAAAGCTGCACAACTGGGCCTTCCACACCACGCCCCAACCCCATCTGAATGGCCGCGTCTGCTATCAACCCCGTGGCAAGGCGCTGGGTGGGTCTTCCGCCATCAATGCCATGCTCTATGTGCGGGGGCATCCATCCGATTACGACGATTGGTCCAACCTCGGGGCCGAGGGTTGGGATTGGCAATCCGTCCTGCCTTACTTCTTGAAATCAGAGGGAAATTCGCGCGGCACATCGGCCCTGCATGGCGCAAGCGGCCCCTTGCAGGTGACCGATCAACACAGCCCGCACGCCATCACCAATGCCTTCGTGCAGGCGATGGCCCAGCAGCAAATCCCCGAAAACACTGATTTCAATGGCCCCGAACAAGCCGGGGCCGGGCTGTTTCAGGTCACCCAATTCCACACCGGCGCGCGCAAAGGCCGCCGCTGTTCGGCAGCCGCGGCCTTTCTGCATCCGGTGATGGATCGCCCGAACCTGACAGTGCTGACTGGCGCGCTGGCCGAGCGGATCGTGATCGCGGATCGCCGCGCCAAGGGATTGATCCTGCGGCATAAAAACCACCGCCAGACCCTGACCGCGCGGCGCGAGGTGATCCTGTCGGCAGGCGCATTCGGTTCGCCGCAACTGCTGATGCTGTCCGGCATCGGCCCCGAAGATGACCTGCGCCAGCATGGCATCGCGGTGCAGCACGCATTGCCGGGGGTCGGGCAGAACCTGCAAGATCATCTGGATCATACGCTGATCTGGCGGTCGCTGCGGCCCGATGTCGTGGGGTTCAACCCGGCAGGGCTGATGCGGCTGATCCGGGGCTTCGGGCCGTTTCAACGGCAGGGGACGGGGGTCCTGACCACGCCGGGGGCGGAAGGCTGCGCCTTCTTCCATTCCCGCCCTGGCCTGCAACGCCCTGATCTGCAAGCGCATTTTGTCATCGCTATCGTGGATGACCACATGCGCCGCATCCATCTTGCCGATGGATTTTCGGCCCATGTCTGCGTGCTACGCCCCCACAGCCGGGGCCAGGTCGGCCTGCGGGATGCCAACTCCGCCAGCCCGCCGCGGATCGACCCAAACTTCCTGTCAGACCCCCGCGATCTGGAAACACTGATGGCCGGGGTGCGGGTGATGGAACAGGCCATGGCCGCCCCGCCCCTTGCCCCGTGGCGGGGAAAGCGGCTGTATCCCCATGACGGCAGCGATACCGCGATCCGGGCCGATATCCGCGCCCGCTCTGACACGATCTACCACCCGGTCGGCACTTGCCGGATGGGGCAGGATGACATGGCGGTCGTCGACCCCAACCTGCGCGTTCACGGGATCGCCGGGCTGCGCGTGGTGGATGCCAGCATCATGCCGACCCTGATCGGCGGCAACACCAACGCTCCTACGATCATGATCGCAGAAAAAGCGGCTGACCTGATCCGAACCAGTCACGCACGTTAA
- a CDS encoding autotransporter outer membrane beta-barrel domain-containing protein, which produces MQTPKMALSDTGEGSFELPRMHTALIFGALAAVGSGSAALAQSAGCADINGFSSPFVAVRGFQQISALPLSAGETVRISGSQVTRAGGGADGWYVSDPASGPSSFGSGALSAIFTATGVPFSETFVVPVGGMLSFGLSETGPLVLDMFNVSIMCSGGGSNLAVFSSVAQQQAITTSLGRNYRNRFGNAGAADQPSDGIFASTKGQSEDISAWVAMSGRTYWDGYDGDSVDLTFGADKFVSANTLLGVMLGVNRLSVSDATGASTDANAAMLGVYAAHSYSDGTLTDAYLAWSRVSYDASGSSFDTDRWSAGVAVTGSIAQAAGTLQPRARLAASWEDFPTGATGVVAGTSQQVTASIGGRFDWKEAISGTALKPFASVDFEYGSIKDTAGVRDTFIAPRFGFGVNGMVGAGVLTASFDVGQTTSDVYDAGIDLNYEFSF; this is translated from the coding sequence GTGCAGACGCCGAAAATGGCGCTGTCGGATACAGGCGAAGGGAGTTTCGAATTGCCAAGAATGCATACTGCTCTGATCTTTGGGGCGCTTGCCGCTGTCGGATCGGGAAGCGCGGCGCTCGCGCAATCGGCAGGCTGTGCCGATATCAACGGGTTCAGCAGCCCTTTTGTGGCAGTTCGCGGTTTCCAACAGATTTCGGCGCTTCCGCTCAGTGCAGGCGAAACCGTCCGGATTAGCGGGTCGCAGGTCACGCGTGCTGGCGGCGGCGCTGATGGCTGGTACGTGTCTGACCCGGCTTCTGGACCTTCTTCCTTTGGCTCAGGCGCCCTTTCTGCCATCTTCACCGCGACAGGTGTGCCGTTCTCCGAAACCTTCGTTGTGCCTGTTGGCGGCATGCTGTCCTTCGGGCTTTCGGAAACAGGCCCACTCGTGCTGGACATGTTTAATGTCAGCATCATGTGCTCCGGCGGCGGATCGAACCTCGCAGTGTTTTCCAGCGTCGCCCAGCAGCAGGCCATCACCACCTCGCTTGGCCGGAACTACCGCAACCGTTTCGGCAATGCAGGGGCCGCAGACCAACCTTCTGACGGCATCTTCGCCTCGACCAAAGGCCAAAGCGAAGACATCTCCGCCTGGGTTGCCATGTCGGGCCGCACCTATTGGGATGGCTATGATGGCGATTCCGTCGACCTCACCTTCGGTGCCGATAAATTCGTGTCCGCCAACACGCTGCTTGGCGTGATGCTTGGGGTGAACCGTCTGTCCGTCAGCGATGCAACCGGTGCCTCGACGGATGCGAATGCTGCGATGCTCGGCGTCTATGCCGCCCACAGCTATTCCGATGGCACGCTGACCGATGCCTACCTTGCATGGTCGCGCGTGTCCTATGATGCGTCGGGCAGCAGTTTCGACACGGATCGCTGGTCTGCCGGGGTTGCCGTCACCGGGTCCATCGCACAGGCTGCGGGCACGTTGCAGCCGCGCGCCCGTCTGGCCGCCTCGTGGGAAGATTTCCCCACCGGCGCAACCGGCGTCGTTGCGGGCACCTCGCAGCAGGTCACCGCGTCGATCGGGGGTCGCTTTGACTGGAAAGAAGCAATTTCCGGCACGGCGCTGAAGCCTTTCGCCTCGGTCGATTTCGAATATGGCAGCATCAAGGATACTGCAGGCGTCCGTGATACCTTCATCGCCCCCCGCTTTGGCTTCGGCGTGAATGGCATGGTCGGCGCCGGCGTCCTGACGGCCAGCTTTGATGTCGGTCAGACCACATCGGATGTCTATGACGCTGGGATCGACCTGAACTACGAATTCAGCTTCTGA
- the pheT gene encoding phenylalanine--tRNA ligase subunit beta: MKFTLSWLKDHLETEAPLDDILYALTDLGLEVEDVTNPAARLAPFTLAKVLHAEQHPDADKLRVCRVLTDEGEKQIVCGAPNARAGITVVLCKPGDYVPGIDVTLGVGKIRGVESHGMMASERELELSDEHNGIIELPSGEVGQRFVDWLAVNRPAAVDTMIHIKITPNRPDALGVRGIARDLAARGLGTLKPLPIPAITGGFPCPIRVEIDPSLKTKGCPLFAGRLIRGVTNGPSPAWLQARLMAIGLRPISALVDITNFFTFALNRPLHVFDAAKVKGALRIHPAQGGEELLALDGKTYAMQPGMMLISDDTGPESLAGIMGGEVSGCTEATTDVFLESAFWDPITIAATGRALKINSDARYRFERGVDPAFTLPGLDLATQMILDLCGGEASDIAMDGAVPDTARAYRLDPARVISLVGMDIPADEQRRTLEALGFTLNGDMATPPTWRPDLLGEADLVEEVARIASLTKLEGKPLRRSAPGVPKPILTPQQMREKAARRTLAALGYNECVTYSFIDEQAAALFGGGADAVRVDNPISSEMTHLRPDLLPGLLRAAARNQARGFADLALCEIGPAFQGGEPGEQHLQATGLLVGHTAPRDPFASRRPVDVFDAKADAEAVLAALAAPARVQITRKVAAWWHPGRSGNIGLGPNTLATFGEVHPRVLAALGVKGPAVAFTILVANVPQPKTKTPTRAALAISDLQAVERDFAFVVDKGVEALTALNAAQGADKALIESVRLFDQFTGEKAEAQMGPGKKSIALTVRLQPSEKTLTEAEIEAVSAKVIEKVTKATGGTLRG, encoded by the coding sequence ATGAAGTTCACCCTCTCCTGGCTCAAGGACCACCTCGAAACCGAGGCCCCGCTGGATGACATCCTCTATGCCCTCACCGATCTGGGGCTGGAGGTCGAGGATGTGACCAATCCCGCCGCCCGGCTGGCCCCCTTTACCCTTGCCAAAGTGCTTCATGCCGAACAGCACCCCGATGCCGACAAGCTGCGCGTTTGCCGCGTGCTGACGGATGAGGGCGAAAAGCAAATCGTCTGCGGCGCCCCCAATGCCCGCGCGGGCATCACCGTCGTGCTGTGCAAGCCGGGCGACTATGTGCCCGGCATCGACGTGACGCTGGGCGTGGGCAAGATCCGCGGCGTGGAATCCCACGGGATGATGGCGTCGGAACGCGAACTGGAACTGTCCGACGAACATAACGGCATCATCGAACTGCCCTCGGGCGAGGTCGGCCAGCGCTTTGTCGACTGGCTGGCCGTGAACCGCCCTGCGGCGGTGGACACGATGATCCATATCAAGATCACCCCCAACCGCCCCGATGCGCTGGGCGTGCGCGGCATCGCGCGCGATCTGGCCGCGCGCGGGCTGGGCACGCTGAAACCGCTGCCGATCCCCGCCATCACCGGCGGCTTCCCCTGCCCGATCCGGGTAGAGATTGACCCGTCGCTCAAAACCAAAGGCTGCCCCCTTTTCGCCGGCCGCCTGATCCGCGGCGTCACTAACGGCCCCTCACCCGCCTGGCTGCAAGCCCGCCTCATGGCCATCGGCCTGCGCCCCATTTCGGCGCTGGTCGATATCACCAACTTCTTCACCTTTGCCCTGAACCGCCCGCTGCATGTGTTCGACGCGGCCAAGGTGAAAGGCGCCCTGCGCATCCACCCCGCCCAAGGCGGCGAAGAACTGCTGGCGCTCGACGGCAAGACCTATGCGATGCAACCCGGCATGATGCTGATTTCCGATGATACCGGGCCGGAATCGCTGGCCGGGATCATGGGCGGTGAGGTATCGGGCTGCACCGAGGCGACGACCGATGTCTTCCTCGAATCCGCCTTCTGGGACCCGATCACCATCGCCGCCACTGGCCGCGCGCTGAAGATCAACTCCGATGCCCGCTACCGCTTTGAACGCGGCGTTGACCCCGCCTTCACCCTGCCGGGGCTGGACCTTGCCACGCAGATGATCCTTGATCTCTGCGGCGGTGAGGCGTCGGACATCGCCATGGACGGCGCGGTCCCCGACACTGCCCGCGCCTACCGGCTGGACCCGGCCCGCGTCATCTCGCTCGTCGGAATGGACATCCCCGCCGACGAACAGCGCCGCACACTGGAAGCGCTGGGCTTCACCCTGAACGGCGACATGGCCACCCCACCCACCTGGCGGCCCGATCTCCTGGGCGAGGCCGATCTGGTCGAGGAAGTCGCCCGCATCGCTAGCCTGACGAAACTGGAAGGCAAACCTCTCCGCCGCAGCGCGCCGGGCGTGCCCAAACCGATCCTGACGCCCCAGCAGATGCGCGAAAAGGCTGCGCGCCGCACCCTCGCCGCGCTGGGCTATAATGAATGCGTCACCTACAGCTTCATTGATGAACAGGCAGCCGCCCTCTTCGGTGGTGGCGCGGATGCCGTGCGGGTGGACAACCCGATCTCATCGGAAATGACCCACCTCCGCCCCGACCTGCTGCCCGGCCTCCTGCGCGCCGCTGCCCGCAATCAGGCGCGCGGCTTTGCCGATCTTGCGCTGTGCGAAATCGGCCCCGCCTTCCAGGGCGGCGAACCGGGAGAACAGCACCTGCAAGCGACCGGCCTGCTGGTCGGCCACACCGCCCCGCGCGATCCTTTCGCAAGCCGCCGCCCCGTGGATGTCTTCGACGCCAAAGCCGATGCCGAGGCGGTCCTTGCCGCCCTCGCCGCCCCTGCCCGCGTCCAGATCACCCGCAAGGTGGCCGCATGGTGGCATCCGGGCCGGTCGGGCAATATCGGCCTTGGCCCCAACACGCTGGCCACCTTTGGCGAGGTGCACCCCCGCGTGCTCGCTGCGCTTGGCGTGAAAGGCCCTGCCGTGGCCTTCACCATCCTTGTGGCCAATGTCCCGCAGCCAAAGACGAAAACCCCCACCCGTGCGGCGCTAGCCATCAGCGACCTTCAGGCGGTGGAACGCGATTTCGCCTTTGTCGTGGATAAAGGGGTCGAGGCGCTGACCGCCCTCAACGCCGCCCAAGGGGCCGACAAGGCGCTGATCGAAAGCGTGCGCCTGTTCGATCAGTTCACGGGTGAGAAGGCCGAGGCGCAGATGGGACCGGGCAAGAAATCCATCGCCCTGACCGTCCGCCTGCAACCCAGCGAAAAAACCCTGACCGAGGCCGAGATCGAGGCCGTTTCCGCCAAGGTCATCGAAAAGGTGACCAAGGCCACAGGCGGCACCCTTCGCGGGTGA
- the pheS gene encoding phenylalanine--tRNA ligase subunit alpha, producing MDGLDTLKAKYLTAVATAADESALEEVRVAALGKKGEISAMMATLGKMEPDARKAAGAMLNVLKDEIDAALRARKAGLADAALDERLRTEWLDVTLPGRPRPRGTIHPVSQVMEELTAIFADMGFAVAEGPQVESDWYNFDALNIPPEHPARQEHDTFFMHRAPGDNRPPHVLRTHTSPVQIRAMTEQGAPIRVIAPGRVYRMDMDQTHTPMFHQVEGLAIDRDISMANLKWVLEEFCRAYFEVPSVELRFRASHFPFTEPSAEVDIRCSWEGGQLKIGQGDKWMEILGSGMVHPKVLAAAGVDPNEWQGFAFGMGIDRIAMLKYGIPDLRAFFESDLRWLRHYGFAALDMPDLPGGLSR from the coding sequence ATGGACGGGCTCGACACGCTCAAGGCCAAGTATCTGACCGCCGTCGCCACGGCCGCGGACGAATCCGCGCTGGAAGAGGTGCGCGTCGCGGCCCTTGGCAAAAAGGGCGAAATCAGCGCCATGATGGCCACCCTCGGCAAGATGGAACCTGATGCCCGCAAGGCCGCCGGGGCCATGCTGAACGTGCTCAAGGATGAAATTGACGCCGCCCTGCGCGCCCGCAAGGCAGGCCTTGCCGATGCCGCGCTGGACGAACGTCTGCGTACCGAATGGCTGGATGTCACCCTTCCCGGTCGTCCGCGCCCGCGCGGCACCATCCATCCCGTGTCTCAGGTGATGGAAGAACTGACCGCCATCTTCGCCGACATGGGCTTTGCCGTGGCCGAAGGCCCGCAGGTGGAATCCGACTGGTACAACTTCGATGCGCTGAACATCCCGCCGGAACACCCCGCGCGGCAAGAGCATGACACCTTCTTCATGCACCGCGCCCCCGGCGACAACCGGCCGCCCCATGTGCTGCGCACCCATACCAGCCCGGTCCAGATCCGCGCCATGACGGAACAGGGCGCACCGATCCGGGTGATCGCCCCCGGCCGCGTCTACCGCATGGATATGGACCAGACCCACACCCCGATGTTCCATCAGGTCGAAGGTCTGGCCATCGACCGCGATATCTCCATGGCCAACCTGAAATGGGTGCTGGAAGAATTCTGTCGCGCCTATTTCGAGGTGCCCTCGGTGGAACTGCGCTTCCGCGCGTCGCATTTCCCCTTCACCGAACCCTCGGCCGAGGTGGACATCCGCTGTTCCTGGGAAGGCGGCCAGCTAAAGATCGGCCAAGGCGACAAATGGATGGAAATCCTCGGCTCTGGCATGGTGCACCCCAAGGTGCTCGCAGCCGCAGGGGTGGACCCGAACGAATGGCAGGGCTTTGCCTTCGGCATGGGGATCGACCGCATCGCCATGCTGAAATACGGCATCCCCGACCTGCGCGCCTTCTTCGAATCCGATCTGCGCTGGCTGCGCCATTACGGCTTTGCCGCGCTGGACATGCCCGATCTGCCGGGCGGACTCAGCCGCTGA